Sequence from the Rubidibacter lacunae KORDI 51-2 genome:
CGCTCCCCGTCGATGTTGTCCAACCCATATCCAACCCTCTCGCCTAGCTCGCAGGCGACATCCCAACTCCTTGAGGTGTCTCGAGGACAACGACGAGTGCAAGTCCGCATTTTCGACCGGAAACAGTGCAATTGGCCAATCCACATATACTCTAGTTGCCCTAGCACTTGCGGAGCTGGTTCGAATATTTCAAACCTAAAAACATCCCTGCACCAGAGCTTACATTCTGAAAGTTGTCCAAACGCTCCTTCCTTAGCCATGGGAAATTAAGTCTTCGAATGCCTTGGCACGATCCAGATCGCCGATAGCATGCGATCTAAAACTCATATTTCTGGGATTTAGGTTCGCTATCTGCCGCGATCGCGCGTTAAGTTGCCACCCGATCGTGGGCACAATGAAAATACGGTTTCATTCAACCGAACCGCAGTGACGCTAGCGACTGCAGTTGTTCCTCTCATGGGTTTCTACTTTCGCTAACGACACAACATCCTTCTACGGCAGCGAACTGCCCGCCTATGAAAAGCTTGCCAAGAAAGCACAAGGCTGCAAGGTCATTTCCTTTCCATCGAACCAGATGCGACCATCCCGGCTCGATTACTCGCGTCTGAATACTTTGCTGGAAGAGCGTAGTTGGCACCAAGCCAATCTGGAAACGCTCGTTTTGCTGCTAAATGCTTCCCACGCACGTGGCAGTTTCTGGATAAGAATCAACGAAGTCGATCGAATTCCAGCCACCACCTTGCGCTTGATCGACCGCCTCTGGGTCAACAATAGTCACGGACATTTTGGCTTCAGCGTACAGGGTCGAATTCTGAGCGATCTGAGTGCACCCGAGTACTACGAACCTCATACATGGGGCCAATTTGCCGATCTCGTGGGTTGGCGCAAACAGGGGATATGGATTGATTACTGCGATCTCAACTTAGCACTCGATGCACCCACCGGACATTTACCGCGCATCGACCCGATGGGCAAACACTACCCGGGAATATCCTACATATGGCTGCTCGGTGCACTCAGACGCAAGCTGATACCAATTTCCACAAAACCTACGACAGATGAGGCAAACAATCCCGATAAGTAAAGGGTTCCCTTATATGTTCTGTCGCAGCACATTCTAGAGTTGGAATGACAGTTGCCTGAGCGGTCGATATCATGCCTCAAATTTCGTTGCGAGAGTGCTTAAGGAGCATGTATTTGGACGAATGGTGAATGAGATCGGAAGGAAGTTGTTGAGAGCGATCGGGCAGAGAAGAGCAGCAATGTGGATTGGGTTGAAGAACCTGGCATACAAGGTAAAGTGGATGAATACTTGCTGAATCGAGCGTGAGAAGTTAAGGATAGAAGAAAAAAAGTGGCAGGCTGGAGAGGAAGTTCATGCTCCTCTGCTTCAGATCGAAAGACTGGTTTGTCGAGCCAGAGTTTGGTGGCAGAATGGCACCTGAGTACAAATTTATCGAGGCTAACTTTGGGTTTTCATTGGTAGCAAATAAAACTATTTTATATTTAGCAAGACATCAACTATATCACCCGAGAAATGGTTGATTGCTTTGTAGGCAAACGAAACTGTAGATCGGTACATCAACCCAGGCAATCTTTACTCAGTTTTTTTTATTAATGTACGGTTGCATATATGGACTTTTAACAAGCCTACAAAAGTGTAATTCGCATCCAGAGACAACCCCGGGCAGGGAAAGCGACTTGGCAATCCACTCATGTCGAACGCATCAATAATTAATTGAGACAGCGGATCTCTAGATTGGTCAGGAGGAGCTTATCTTTTTTTAGGACGTTGGAAAATCACATTTGTATCCTTTAGTACCTCATGCATGGCTATATTGCAGTGATTACAACGGTTTTAGCCTCCATCACCACTTATAAACCACT
This genomic interval carries:
- a CDS encoding GUN4 domain-containing protein; translated protein: MRPSRLDYSRLNTLLEERSWHQANLETLVLLLNASHARGSFWIRINEVDRIPATTLRLIDRLWVNNSHGHFGFSVQGRILSDLSAPEYYEPHTWGQFADLVGWRKQGIWIDYCDLNLALDAPTGHLPRIDPMGKHYPGISYIWLLGALRRKLIPISTKPTTDEANNPDK